The Saprospiraceae bacterium genome includes a window with the following:
- a CDS encoding lipoprotein signal peptidase — MRKSTAVLLTIILILILDQVLKIYIKTNIHYGDGFDILGLSWAKIHFVENEGMAFGLSFGGLTGKYILSIFRILMVGFLFYILKNLLVHNETYGLIISFSMIIAGAIGNIIDSMFYGLIFSESYFHGGLATMFPPEGGYGNFLTGKVVDMLYFPLIDTILPEWVPFWGGERFEFFRPVFNIADSAITTGVASILIFHRRFFNTEKQTSKETVSDLSDVDTTSDVEPTT; from the coding sequence GTGAGAAAAAGCACAGCAGTATTACTGACCATCATCCTGATTTTAATTTTAGATCAGGTACTCAAAATATACATCAAAACCAATATCCACTATGGTGATGGTTTCGATATTTTAGGGTTGAGTTGGGCTAAAATCCATTTTGTCGAAAATGAAGGCATGGCCTTTGGTCTAAGTTTTGGTGGCCTGACCGGTAAATATATTTTGAGTATATTTAGGATCCTCATGGTAGGCTTTTTGTTTTACATCCTTAAAAATCTTTTGGTACATAATGAGACCTATGGTCTGATTATTAGTTTTAGTATGATTATTGCTGGCGCTATTGGAAACATCATAGACTCCATGTTTTACGGACTGATATTTTCTGAATCTTATTTTCATGGGGGTCTTGCAACTATGTTTCCACCTGAAGGCGGATACGGCAATTTTTTAACAGGTAAAGTGGTGGATATGCTCTATTTCCCACTGATTGACACCATACTACCTGAATGGGTTCCGTTTTGGGGTGGTGAAAGATTTGAGTTCTTCAGACCAGTATTCAATATTGCAGATTCAGCCATCACTACCGGTGTCGCATCGATATTGATATTTCATCGGAGATTTTTCAACACAGAAAAGCAAACCAGCAAAGAAACTGTTTCTGATCTTTCAGATGTAGACACAACCAGTGATGTTGAACCCACGACATAG
- a CDS encoding multidrug DMT transporter permease, giving the protein MYIVENYGLAITLCVITMLCWGSWANTTKLTTKTWRFELFYWDYGFGILITTLLLAFTLGSYGNEGRSFMNDFGQADNSNLFSAFIGGVTFNLANILLVAAIGIAGMSVAFPVGIGIALVLGVIVNYISIPQGDPILIFGGVALITLAIILNARAYHKLQTNSASVISKKGLILAVISGCLMGLFYKYVAGSMVTNFSIPEAGKLTPYTALVIFAVGIVISSFVFNTIQMKRPFSGTPVLFTDYFQGLKKDHLIGILGGVIWCIGMSLSIIASGKAGPAVSYGLGQGATVVAALWGIYVWKEFDNAPKGTKQILNIMLLLYIAGLTLIILSK; this is encoded by the coding sequence ATGTATATCGTAGAAAATTATGGATTAGCTATTACGCTTTGTGTAATCACCATGCTATGCTGGGGTAGTTGGGCAAATACTACCAAACTCACCACTAAAACCTGGCGTTTTGAACTCTTTTATTGGGACTATGGTTTTGGAATTTTAATCACTACTCTTCTTCTGGCTTTTACATTGGGAAGTTATGGAAACGAAGGCAGGTCGTTTATGAATGATTTTGGCCAAGCAGATAATAGTAATTTATTTTCTGCTTTTATTGGGGGTGTTACTTTTAATTTAGCCAATATCCTATTAGTAGCTGCAATAGGAATTGCAGGTATGTCAGTAGCTTTTCCTGTAGGTATAGGAATTGCGCTGGTATTAGGTGTAATTGTTAATTATATATCAATTCCTCAGGGTGACCCGATTTTAATTTTTGGAGGTGTCGCTTTAATCACCTTGGCAATAATTCTTAACGCAAGAGCTTATCATAAATTGCAAACAAATTCTGCATCAGTTATTTCTAAAAAAGGGTTGATACTAGCAGTAATAAGCGGCTGTTTAATGGGATTATTTTACAAATATGTCGCGGGTTCAATGGTAACAAATTTTAGTATTCCCGAGGCGGGCAAACTTACTCCTTATACAGCCTTAGTAATTTTTGCTGTGGGTATTGTAATCAGCAGCTTTGTTTTTAATACCATACAAATGAAGCGTCCGTTTAGTGGAACACCCGTTTTGTTTACCGATTATTTCCAAGGTTTAAAAAAAGACCATTTAATTGGAATTTTGGGTGGTGTTATATGGTGTATAGGAATGTCACTTAGCATTATTGCTTCCGGAAAAGCAGGTCCTGCAGTGTCTTATGGCTTAGGGCAAGGGGCAACAGTAGTTGCTGCACTTTGGGGTATTTATGTATGGAAAGAGTTTGATAATGCACCAAAGGGAACCAAACAAATATTGAATATAATGTTGCTTTTATACATAGCAGGTTTAACTTTGATAATACTTTCTAAATAA
- the rbsK gene encoding ribokinase — translation MRTSKIIVIGSANTDMVIKAKRIPLPGETILGGDFFMNAGGKGANQAVAAARLGGDVIFVAKVGNDIFGKQSIDGLKKENINTDFVFIDEKNPSGTALIMVNEEGENCILVAPGANANLLPADIEQVKDMDEAEIILMQLEIPMVTIASVSKKAKANLQKVIINPAPAQNLSDELLNGLFLITPNETEATLLTGIKVCDEITASRAAEIFLTKGVKNVIITLGKQGAYFQNNTQNFKVSAPVVQAIDSTAAGDTFSGALVVALAEGKNWESAVKFAIEAASISVTKMGAQSSIPFKNDINLQLITI, via the coding sequence ATGAGGACAAGTAAAATAATAGTTATAGGCAGTGCCAATACCGATATGGTAATAAAAGCAAAGCGAATTCCATTACCGGGTGAAACCATTTTAGGAGGTGACTTTTTTATGAATGCTGGCGGAAAAGGTGCAAACCAGGCAGTTGCTGCTGCCAGATTAGGCGGGGATGTAATATTTGTTGCAAAAGTTGGGAATGATATTTTTGGAAAACAAAGTATTGATGGCTTAAAAAAAGAAAATATCAACACTGATTTTGTTTTTATTGACGAAAAAAATCCATCCGGAACTGCTTTGATTATGGTTAATGAAGAGGGGGAAAATTGTATTCTTGTTGCTCCAGGTGCCAATGCAAATCTTTTGCCAGCGGATATTGAACAGGTTAAGGATATGGATGAAGCAGAAATTATTTTAATGCAATTAGAAATTCCAATGGTAACTATTGCATCAGTTTCAAAAAAGGCAAAGGCTAATCTTCAGAAAGTGATAATTAATCCTGCCCCAGCACAAAACTTATCTGACGAGTTGCTGAATGGTTTATTCCTTATTACACCCAATGAAACGGAAGCAACTTTACTGACTGGCATAAAAGTATGTGATGAAATAACTGCTTCCAGGGCTGCTGAAATATTTTTAACAAAAGGAGTAAAAAATGTTATCATTACTCTTGGAAAACAAGGTGCCTATTTTCAAAACAATACACAAAATTTTAAGGTAAGTGCACCGGTCGTGCAAGCAATAGACTCTACAGCTGCAGGAGATACGTTCAGTGGGGCATTAGTAGTTGCACTCGCTGAAGGAAAAAATTGGGAAAGCGCAGTAAAATTTGCTATTGAAGCTGCTTCCATTTCAGTAACAAAAATGGGGGCGCAATCATCAATACCATTTAAAAATGACATAAATTTACAATTGATAACCATTTAA
- a CDS encoding ADP-ribosylglycohydrolase family protein: MKKINLLVLIIIGTMCFIQVQSQSKILSISKQNLKDKIAGGWAGKMIGVTYGAPTEFRFQQKINNDSIKWTPADIKGSVWQDDIYVQLTFMMAMDKYGMDAPAVKYQEMLAKAGYHLWCANMQARKNYFDGIYPPMSGNPEYNFRADDIDFQIEADYIGFMNPGMIQNIINESDKIGHIMNYGDGVYGGIFLSALYSAAFFEKDINKIIETGLSSIPAESDYSRIVRDVIKLHRYYPNNWKAAWKELDAKWGDVDISGAGSPFNIDAKLNGAFIVMGLLYGEGDDYKTLEITTRCGADSDCNPSNAMAVIGVIKGFAKLPVEMRKGVQAVGDSVFINTTYSFNTAVESTYNYALKLILQNGGKINGNTISWPMQVYKPATFENSFPKVVFDGKASIFEKEKWKFKGNWNMFKVKSWDGEKETEQSMFSNTKGDELEFEFNGTGISLMGNWVKDGGQADIYLDGKFHRSIDTYYNYSQQEHRNVSLWHVFQLNPGKHTLKLVVKGDKNIESLNTNVYITEAIIYKSEPKKSDVYKFSFEK, translated from the coding sequence ATGAAAAAAATAAATTTATTGGTATTAATTATTATCGGAACGATGTGTTTTATACAGGTCCAATCACAAAGCAAAATTCTTTCAATAAGCAAGCAAAATCTGAAAGATAAAATTGCAGGAGGCTGGGCCGGGAAAATGATTGGGGTCACTTATGGTGCACCCACAGAATTTAGGTTTCAGCAAAAAATAAATAATGATTCTATTAAATGGACACCAGCAGATATTAAAGGCAGTGTTTGGCAGGATGATATTTATGTGCAACTGACTTTCATGATGGCTATGGATAAATATGGCATGGATGCACCGGCGGTCAAATACCAGGAAATGCTGGCAAAGGCAGGATATCATCTTTGGTGTGCCAATATGCAGGCAAGAAAAAATTATTTTGATGGTATTTATCCTCCAATGTCCGGCAATCCGGAGTATAATTTTCGGGCTGACGATATTGACTTTCAGATTGAAGCAGATTACATAGGATTTATGAATCCCGGTATGATACAGAACATCATTAATGAATCTGATAAAATAGGACATATCATGAACTATGGTGATGGAGTTTACGGCGGAATATTTTTAAGTGCGCTTTACAGTGCCGCCTTTTTTGAAAAGGATATCAATAAAATAATTGAAACCGGTCTTTCATCCATTCCTGCTGAAAGCGATTATTCAAGAATTGTAAGAGACGTAATCAAACTGCACCGTTATTATCCCAATAATTGGAAAGCCGCCTGGAAAGAGCTGGATGCAAAATGGGGAGATGTGGACATTAGTGGCGCCGGTTCTCCATTTAATATCGATGCCAAATTAAATGGTGCTTTTATTGTAATGGGGCTATTATATGGAGAAGGTGATGATTATAAAACGCTTGAAATAACTACACGCTGCGGAGCCGATTCAGACTGTAACCCATCAAATGCAATGGCAGTGATTGGTGTAATTAAAGGGTTTGCAAAACTTCCTGTTGAAATGAGGAAAGGTGTGCAGGCCGTCGGGGATTCTGTTTTTATTAATACAACTTATTCATTTAATACTGCTGTGGAAAGTACTTATAACTACGCGTTGAAATTAATACTACAGAATGGTGGAAAAATTAATGGTAATACAATTTCCTGGCCTATGCAGGTTTATAAGCCGGCAACATTTGAGAACTCTTTCCCTAAGGTTGTTTTTGATGGCAAAGCCTCCATTTTCGAAAAAGAAAAATGGAAGTTCAAGGGTAATTGGAATATGTTTAAAGTGAAATCATGGGATGGGGAAAAAGAAACTGAGCAATCAATGTTTTCAAATACGAAGGGAGATGAGCTTGAATTTGAATTTAACGGAACTGGAATTTCATTGATGGGAAACTGGGTAAAAGATGGAGGTCAGGCTGATATCTATCTGGATGGAAAATTTCATAGAAGTATTGATACTTATTATAACTACAGTCAACAGGAGCATCGGAATGTTTCGCTGTGGCATGTGTTTCAGTTAAACCCGGGAAAACATACATTAAAACTGGTCGTTAAGGGGGACAAAAACATTGAATCTTTAAATACAAACGTATACATCACTGAAGCAATTATTTATAAGAGTGAACCAAAGAAAAGTGATGTATATAAATTTTCTTTTGAAAAATAA